ACAAATGGGCAGTCAAGACTGTACTGTGAATTTACTCCCCTGGGTAATCAGAAACAATTTTATACAAGAAGAATCATTGCCACACCAGGATAGACAGGCTGTGCCATGTGAACAGAGACTGAAATGTGTACCATCAAGAGGTAAATTGTCACAGGACAGTGCCCTTTGATGATGTCAAGTCAGAAAGGTAATTCGGAAGTGCTGACAGAGGAATTCTAACACACCAGGAAGAGACATCATGTTTCCTACTCAATCTGAAAATGTAACCAGGAAAACAatcttgtttaattttataatcaTATAATATTTATCAATACAAACAATAACAAGGAAAGAATGCTGCATGTGAGGACAGCAGCCCCTCAGCAGGGTATAAAAGGGGATGTGGCCAGGGAGACTCCAACTTCCAAACCTTCCAACCCACCTTCTTGTAAACCCATCCAGATCCTCCACCTCTTGACACCATGGTCAGCTCCTGTTGTGGCTCTGTCTGCTCTGAGGAGGGCTGTGGCCAAGgctgctgccagcccagctgctgcCAGACTACCTGCTGTAGGACCACCTGCTGcaggcccagctgctgtgtgtccagctgctgcaggcccagctgctgtgtgtccagctgTTGCAGGCCCACCTGCTGCCAGTCTGTGTGCTGCCAGTCTAACTGCTGCCGCCCCAGCTGCTGCCGCCCAagctgctgtgtgtccagctgCTGCAGACCCTGCTGTGGTAGTTCTAGCTGTTGTGGCTCCAGCTGCTGCAGGCCTTCCTGCTGCCAGCCAAGCTGCTGTGTGTCTAGCTGCTGCAGACCCAGCTGCTGTGTGTCTAGCTGCTGCAGACCCAGCTGCTGTGTGTCTAGCTGCTGCAGACCTAGCTGCTGTGTGTCTAGCTGCTGCAGACCTagctgctgtgtgtccagctgCTGCAGGCCCACCTGCTGCCAGTCTGTGTGCTGCCAATCTACCTGCTGTCGTCCCAGCTGCTGTATCTCCAGTTGTTGCCGTcccagctgctgtgtgtccagctgCTGCCGCCCCAGCTGCTGCAGGCCCAGCTGCTGCAGGCCCAGCTGCTGCATTTCTAGCTGCTGCCATCCGTCCTGTTGTGTGTCCAGCTGCTGCAGGCCCACCTGTTGCCAGAGCACCTGCTGTCGCCCAGCTTGTTCTAGTTGTTCTTGTTGCTGAGGGCTCTCACCCACAGTCTCCTGTTCTCCCCCAACCAACATTCCATATAAAGAGCACCTGTGAACTGAGTGCTAAGACACCAGATGTAAACCCTTAATTCCAGTTGACTAATATGTTGCTTTTGCCTACAAATATACCCTATCTCTCACTCATACTGTCTCTTTCCTATATGAAGTTAACTTTGAATTTCCTTTAGATTCCTTAAAACTATTATGTGATCCCCACGGAAATACTTGTTATCTGCCATATTTCCTAAGATATAGTTATTCCTACAACTTAAATAAACGCGAGTTTGCAGCCATAGAAATAtaaagtcattttgttttctttttcctttctgttgtcGTGTACCAGCTCTTCTGTAGGCcatctctaaaaacaaaagagcACAGGAGGCAGTGGCATGCATGCCAGCTCCTTGCCTGCAGATATctttatttgaaaacataaatacagATGCTTAGATCCAGTACCTGGATGCCTCGTGCAGGCAGTCTCCCACAAAGACCAGGCTTTAGGCAGGAGACCTCAAACCTCTGTGCTCCTGCATGTACTTAAGGGGATATCAATGGGCATTGTACAGAAGCCGGCTGTATTGAAGGGGCTGCCACAACAAGAAGTGTGTGCTTTGTTGTATTTAGTAAAAGCAGAACCTTAAACAGGAGCTTTTGGAGGAAACattaacaaaaaggaaaaaaaaggctcTCCAAAGGAACCTGAAAGAAATTTGTAGGAAATAGATTACAGTAGTAGAAATACAGGGTGCCTTCCATAATTGCCAACCCACTTGACATCATGCAACAGGAAGGTTCTAGAATGCAAGCAGAACTACAGCCTTCCCTTTCTTAGACAAAGTCTGGCCCTCTCTTTGCACAGATACTCAGTTATCACCATCTGTGGCCACTTGGCATAAGAGGAGAGGAGCAGACATGTGTAGCGAAAGTAGCCTATGCATGTAAAAACAATTACCCCTGAGAACATAGCACACAGCAAATGTGGGCCACCTGCATTGTGTGCTCACCCTTGTTTAAGGATGAGGACCATTAAGATAAAGGGTAGAACAGCCTTGAGCAGAACATCGTATGCCCACCTGTACACCTCCGTCTTCTAGTTACTGCAGCCCGTTAGTCAgaatcaggagagagagagatggtagGTGTATCAGATGCCTGCCTTGAAAAGCCACACAGGTCATGTCCTGGGAGTTCAGAGCCTGTggttactatatttttatttaacccTAGATGTTATTCTTGGTCATTTACACTTAGCACGTCAACTAAGGTTGCCAGTACTGCTCCTTGGGTCATCATTGCTAAGATGTGCTCCTCTCTGTTGATCAGGGTTCCTCCTTCACCATGGTAGTGcagtcagtctctgtgagtcagtATCAGGCATTCCGAAGCTCTACCTCCTTACAGGGCATATTGTGACAAAGGGCGGGAAATTCAAGAGAACTGAGGTTAAAACGGTGAAtttatatttctctctgtctcttcttactTTCATATCTTTAGGGCTCCATTTGCATTCCATACTAGATACCGTTAATCTTACTTTCACCAAGACtgtttttagctttttattgattcttggtgaatttcacatcatgcaccccagtcccacccATCTCCCTGTTCCCTCGTATCCATCCTTCACTCTTGCAACCTTCCctacaaaataacacacacacacacacacacacaaacacacacacacacagcccccaaaagaaaaataaaacagaaaccatcTCATCATGGAAGTTGTAGTATGTCATAGGGTGTCTGACACTGTATCCCTATA
The nucleotide sequence above comes from Arvicanthis niloticus isolate mArvNil1 chromosome 6, mArvNil1.pat.X, whole genome shotgun sequence. Encoded proteins:
- the LOC117710778 gene encoding uncharacterized protein LOC117710778 isoform X1 — translated: MVSSCCGSVCSEEGCGQGCCQPSCCQTTCCRTTCCRPSCCVSSCCRPSCCVSSCCRPTCCQSVCCQPSCCQPSCCVSSCCRPSCCVSSCCRPSCCVSSCCRPSCCVSSCCRPSCCVSSCCRPTCCQSVCCQSTCCRPSCCISSCCRPSCCVSSCCRPSCCRPSCCRPSCCISSCCHPSCCVSSCCRPTCCQSTCCRPACSSCSCC